The following is a genomic window from Mustela lutreola isolate mMusLut2 chromosome 5, mMusLut2.pri, whole genome shotgun sequence.
GGCAGATATTTTCAGAGAGGACATTATTCTAGGGCAAGTCAGAAGTAAATAAATCGAGATTATTCAACCAAATCATCTGGGTTGACTGTATACAGAGCTGAAGAAACTGCACCTTCTTGAATTGGATCTGAACAATGGAGATTGCGCTAGCAAAAACGCCACAGAAAAGGCAAGTTATCTTTCTTGCTATATTGTTGCTTTTGTGGGAGTCTGGTTCTGATGCAGTTAGGTATTCCAtgccagaagaaacagaaagtggCTCCTTTGTGGCCAACTTGGCAAAAGACCTGGGGCTCAGGGCTGGGGAGCTAGCTACTCGGGGTGCGCGAATCCAttacaaaggaaacaaacaggtCTTGCAGCTGGATATAGAAACCGGGAATTTGCTGCTGTATGAAAAACTAGACCGGGAGGTGCTGTGTGGGGTGACAGATCCGTGTATACTCTATTTCCAGTTATTACTGGAAAACCCAGTGCAGTTTTTTCAGGCTGAGCTGCAGCTTACGGATATAAATGACCATTCCCCAGAATTCCTAGACAAGGAAATGCTCCTAAAAATCCCGGAAAGTGTTCAACCAGGGACcatatttcctttgaaaatagCTCAGGACTTGGACATAGGTATCAACACTGTGCAGAACTACACAATCAGCCCCAACTCCCATTTTCACGTTGTCAGTCGTAATCTCGGAGATGGCCGAAAATACCCAGAGCTCGTGCTGGACAAATCCCTGGATCGGGAGGAGCAGTCTGAGCTCAGTTTAACTCTCACAGCGCTGGATGGTGGGACTCCGCCCAGGTCCGGGACCACTGCAGTCCGTATTGAAGTCGTGGACATCAATGATAATGCCCCTCAGTTTTTACAGTCGCTCTATGAGGTACAGGTCCCCGAAAACAGCCCCCTAAACTCCTTGGTTGTCGCTGTCTCTGCCCAAGATTTAGATGCAGGAACATATGGGAATGTAGTCTACACTCTCTTCCAAGGCGATGAAGTTACTCAACCATTTGTAATAGATGAAATTACAGGAGAAATTCGTTTGAAAAAGGCATTGGATTTCGAGGCAACTCGATACTATACTGTGGAAATTGCAGGCACAGATGGCGGGGGGCTTTCAGGAAAGTGTACTGTAGCTATAGAGGTTGTGGATGTGAATGACAATGCCCCTGAACTTACCATGTCGACGCTCTCAAGCTCTACCCCAGAAAACTCACCAGAGACCATAGTGGCTGTTTTCAGTGTTTCTGATCCAGACTCGGGGGACAACGGTAGGGTGGTTTGCTCCATCCAGAACGATCTCCCCTTTCTCCTGAAACCTACGTTCAAGAACTTCTACACACTAGTTACGGAAAGACCACTGGACAGAGAGAGCCAGGCCGAATACAACATCACCATCACCGTCACCGACCTGGGGACCCCCAGGCTGAAAACCCAGCACAACCTCACGGTGACGTCAACGACACCAACGACGTCAACGACAACGCCCCGACCTTCAGCCAGACGACCTACACCCTGCGCGTCCGCGAGAACAACAGCCCCGCCCTGCACATCGGCAGCGTGAGCGCCACCGACAGAGACTCGGGCGCCAACGCCCAGGTCACCTACTCGCTGCTGCCGCCCCACGACCCGCAGCTGCCGCTGGGCTCGCTGGTGTCCATCAACGCGGACAACGGGCAGCTGTTCGCGCTCAGGTCGCTGGATTTCGAGGCGCTGCAGGCGTTCGAGTTCCGCGTGGGCGCGGCCGACCGCGGCTCGCCGGCGCTCAGCAGCCAGGCGCTGGTGCGCGTGCTGGTGGCGGACGCCAACGACAACGCGCCGTTCGTGCTGTACCCGCTGCAGAACGGCTCGGCGCCCTGCACCGAGCTGGTGCCGCGGGCGGCCGAGGCGGGCTACCTGGTGGccaaggtggtggcggtggacGGCGACTCGGGCCAGAACGCCTGGCTGTCGTACCAGCTGCTCAAGGCCACGGAGCCCGGGCTGTTCGGCGTGTGGGCGCACAACGGCGAGGTGCGCACGGCGCGGCCGCTGAGCGAGCGCGACGCCGTCAAGCACAGGCTGCTGGTGCTGGTCCGGGACCACGGCGAGCCGCCGCTGTCGGCCAGCGTCACGCTGCACGTGCTGCTGGTGGACGGCTTCTCGCAGCCCTACCTGCCGCTGCCGGACGCGGCGGCGGCCGAGGCCCGCGCCGACCCGCTCACCGTCTACCTGGTGGTGGCCTTGGCGTCCGTGTCGTCGCTCTTCCTGTTCTCGGTGCTGGTGTTCGTGGCGGTGCGGCTGTGCAGGAGGAGGCGGGCGGCGTCGGGGGGCGGCTGCTCGGTGCCCGAGGGTCCGTTTCCGGGCCACCTGGTGGACGTCAGCGGCGCGGGGACCCTGTCCCAGAGCTACCAGTATGAGGTGTGTCTGAGAGGAGGATCTGAGACCAGCGACTTCAAGTTCTTGAAGCCAATTATTCCCAAATTTACATCGAATGGCGCTGgggaagaaatagaaggaaacgcCACCTTCCGGAatagctttggattcacttaGGGATGTGATCATAATGCCTTGTGTTTTGTCATTTATCTCTAATGTCCCCAAAGGCCGAGTTTGAGCCCGTCATGGAGAAAAACCCCTCCTTCAGGTATGATTTCCCTTTTGTAATGAATTTATTCTTTGAACTTTATCTTGTCTGTTTTTGAAAAGCTGAATTCCATGTCATTGCATCTATTTACACAGTGCCACCTGAAATCTATGCATGCTTTTCTCTCAGATTTTTGCTCCTTATGGTATTTGTCAGGGTGCGctattttaatgaaatcaaatattgtttttctctgtattctATCCATTGTTTCATCACACTCCCAGTGTTTTTGATGctaaatagcaaaaataaaagtttttgcataattttattttgttttcaaaggaaTAAATGCAGATGATAACAAATGTAATGTGTTAGAATGTGTAATGTGTCAGGTTTTCTAACACCTGACAAAAGGCAACAATATCctgggcacctgtgtagctccTATGGTTAAGAattcagactcttgattttggctcaggtcttgatctctgggtagGAATcctcctgtgtggggctctgggctcaacagggagtcaacctgaaattctctctctctctctctctgcccttcccacccacctgctctctctctctcaaattaagtaagtaaatgtttttttttttttttaaaggcaacaatcttctacttttctttcagAGCTCTGATCCACACtggcaaacttaaaaaaaaaaaacattttttattgatttatacatACAGAAAAGGGAACAAACCCTAACATCAGCTCAGTGTGTTTTCAGAAAGTGAGCATACTTGGTACTAGTATCTTgatgaagaaatgaaacattGCTGGCATTTCAGGTGTCACACAAATCACCTCTTAAAGTCACTACCAGCCCAAGTATAACAAATATGCTGACTGCCAAAAGTATGTTTTAGTTTTTgcctattttgaatttatatcaATGGAATAGTAGAGTATGAACCGTTTGTGTGTCTGTCTGCTTTCACTGAacattatgtttattatatttgtCTATGATACtgcttttaattttagttttttattctcatttctctatagtattccattatgtgaaTATTCCACAATTTATTGTCCATCCTTCTGtagatggatatttgggttggtGCAACATTTGACTGTTTGGATAATAATGCTTTGAACATTCTCATACATGTCCTTTGGCCAACATGTATATGCCTTTCTGTTGGTATATACTCAGGAGTGAAATTCCTGCTTATTTACAAAGTACATGGTCACATTTAGTAGATACTTCCAAATAGTTTTCCAAACTGATTCTACCAGTTTACACTGCTGTCAGTACAGTCTGGATGTACCAATTCCTCCACATTTTTGCCAATGCTtggtattatttgtttttcattttatcccATTGAAAGTACTTTTAAACCTtttatttctagttctttttatattcatttctatATTATTAAAGAATGTGTTTGTAACTTTttcataaacttttaaaaatttcctcagTTTCCTGCTGTTGTTTAGTACCTAGCACATTTAAAACTTCTCTCACCCATTCTTCACATATGGCTGTGTCACTGTTTTCCAGTACTTCCCTGCACAAACtgaaaccttttatttattattccacTAACATTTATTGTTCCACTAACAACAGttcctttgcatttatttgtATGACAGAAgaatataattcttattttttctctcttacctTCTTTCTCCCTTGCACTTTCAGATCTCTGTCagattaaattttacttttgtcAAGGTTGATGACATTTTTTACTCCATAGCCATAGCTAAGAATTCCCCCTTTTGTCTGTACACCTGTTTACTgaaaatcaacattaaaaaattcaCCTTTAATGACACATAAATTATGAAATCACCAGGGACACACTGATTCAGAACAAAGTTGGGTTTATTGACTGGTAATGAGGGAAACTACACATTCTGGGAAAGCATGAGTCACCCTAGGAATAGCACCTTAAAAAGGAgctatagaggggcacctgggtggctcagtctttaagcctctgcctttggctcaggtcctggttctcagggtcctagaatagagccctgcattggactccctgctcagtgggaagcctacttcttctccctctcccactccccctgcttgagttccctctctcactgaatctctttctctttctgtcaaatgaataaataaaatctttttaatctttttttctaacaaagattttatttatttatttgacagggagagatcacaagtaggcagagaggcaggcagagagagatggggaagcaggctccccatggagcagagagcctgatgtggggctcaatcccaggaccctgagatcatgacctgagccgaaggcagaggcttaacccactgagccacccaggtggccctaaaatcttttttttttaaggagttatAGATTTTGGGCTTGTGTTAGGTGATTTTGCATAGGGTTCAAGGAATTAGCCCTGGATTGGATACTTTTGGTGAATGGCAGTAATTCCATTTAGAGCtcttactgaattttatttaggagatgagaaaaagaaagtgaggttAAAGCtgtaaatacttttttattttttttttttttttttttttaaagattatttatttatttatttatttgacagagagagatgacaagcaggcagagagagaggaggaagcaggctccccgctgagcagagagcccgatgcggggctcgaccccaggatcctgggatcatgacctgagccgaaggcagcagcttaacccactgagccacccaggcgcccctgtaaatacttttttaaagattttatttatttatttgatagacagagatcacaagcaggcagagaggcaggcagagtgagaggaagggaagcaggctccctgcggagcagagagcctgatgtagggctcaatcccaggaccctggaatcatgacctgagcccagggcagaggctttaacccactgagccacccaggtacccctgtaaatattttttttaaaccagtattCACTCATAATAAGCCAggacaaaacatttaaaagagaacttctatatgatccagcaatttcattccTGGGTGTTTATCTAcaggaattgaaagcagggtctcaaagagatattcgTGCACCcatattcatagcagcagtaTTCACAACTGATAAgagatggaagcaacccaaatacccacatatggatgaatgaataaacaaaatgtgattttgtgtgtgtgtgtgtgtgtgtgtgtgtgtgtgtgtgtgtaaagattggactattattcagccttaaaaaaggaaggcGAGCCTATCACATGCGATAGCATGGATGAACTTCGAGGAcaatattctaagtgaaataagatagtcacaaaaaggaaatactatatgattccacttaaatcATGTTTCTAAAGTTGTTAAATTCAtacaaacagaaagtagaatggtggttaccagggataGGGGGAGGAGGAAAACGGGAGTTTTGTTTAGTGGCTATAGAGTTTCagatttgcaaaatgaaaacGTTCTGAAGATCTGTTTCACAGcagtgtgaatatacttaacactgcTGACCTGTACACTGAACAATGGTTATgatgttaaattttatgttatatttttaacatacatTATTCATTGCAGAACCATATTACTTAGTGGTAAAGACTGTGTTTTTTGCTCCTTTGATCTATTCTCGTGTTTCCTGTGTCACTGAAAATAGAGTGTTCCTAGAATCAAGATCAAATAGAGTCACCATTTCAGACTCCATCAGTTGGTTTTACCatatcttcaaatatattttttgaagatttacttatttatttatttatttgacagacagagattacaagtagacagagaagcaggcagagagagaggagacagcaggtttttcactgagcagagggcctgatgcggggctcgatcccaggaccctgagatcatgacctgagctgaaggcagaggcttacccactgagccacccaggcgccccgatcttcAAATATCTTTAAATCAATAATTCAGGTTCCCATCGTTCTTATCTAAAGCCCCCTATCTTTCTGGTTCTTCCTGGGCTAAATGATCTCTTAAGTGTGAACAAAACTATCATCTTGTTGTCATACCTCTCCTAGTTAAGTCCATTGATAGATTACttatctccttaaaaaaaaagtccctctCTTTGCTACAGTAGATCCTCAAGTGGATTCCTGAGACAGtacatgaaaaataaactcttgtcTCTATATGTCTGAAAATGCATTTAGTTTTCTCTTACacttcattgatatgttctatatTATATGTCATTTAATGTCTTTTATGTTCTAACAATTTATGCTTTTTCATATCTGGAGCTATTTCATCTCTACTATTATTGCCTTAATAACTGTATTcctaattttgtctgttttttcctctgtgaCTTTGTCAGATATTGAATATTCTCAATTATTTCTCTATGtttcttatattaattttttgttttatatctttggttttcttctccaTCCTTTTTTAAAGTGAGTGCCTCACTTTATTTTGAGTATTTATATTTCTTCCCTAGGAGAAGTGTTGATATATGTTGCTACAGGAATCAGGGAGATCCTGGCAACTTCACAGCAGAGGAGCAACATGCTGAAAACCTGGGGGAAAATCTCATGGCATCGTAATTGGTAATCCACATCGAAAGACATCATAGTCAAAGTTCTTGAAAactaaaggcaaggaaaaaatcttgaaaacagtgAAAGAGAAATGACACATTCACAGAGCAATAACAATTTGAAGGACAGTAGACTTCTCATCAAAAACCATAGATGTCAGAAAGAAGGATACATATTtttcaagtgctgaaagaaaagaaatgttaactCAGAATCCTATATCCAGTGAAATATCCTTCAGGAAGAGAATTTGTTTCCAGTACACCTACCCTAAAAGAATGGCTGATGGAAGTTCTCAAAATGGAAGGAATCAATTAAAATGAAGAGAATCTTGGGACTCAatgagagcatgtgactcttgatttcagggttttaagttcgaccccatgttggacatggagcccactttttaaaaaaaaggaatcttgggacatcagtaaagaagaaaaacacaataaacaaaaataggGGTAAATATGATAGGCTTTCCTTCTCTTGAGTTTCTAAATTatgtctttttatggttgaatccCAAATTATATCTGATTATGTCTGATATAGTTCTAAGTATATAGAGAGGAAAATTTTAAGACAGTTATAAATGGGGATGATAAAGGGATGTAAAGGGAGGTAAGTTTTCCACCCTGCTCTTGAACTGGTAAATTGACAATACTAGTAAACTGTAATAAGTTATGTATGGAGCAACCACAATAAAAACTATACAATGTGataacagttttaaaaaacactaCAGATATATCAAAGTGGAACTCTAAAAATGTTCTAATAACACACAGGaagttaggaaaaagaaaagagagaaacaaaaaaattcctaaagaacaaatagaaaacaaaaaaaaatgttaggctTATGCTCTAACACCAGTTATTACATTACAGGTAAATGGTGTAAACACACCAATTAAAGCAAAGAGATTGATTAAAAATTGTCCAActgtatgctgtctacaagaaacttcACTTCAAGTATGATATAGGCAGATTGAATGAGAAAGGTGGGAAATGTATAATGCAaagcttaataaaaatatatcaagagTGACCATAATAATGTCAGATAAAGTAAacatgagagggaagaaaattACCAGAAAGTGACAAACTAGGACATTATATAACAATAGAAGAAGACAGAGCATTCCTAGGTATTCCATATATATTTAGTATGTATACACCAAGTAACAAAGCTGCAAATTTTGTGAAGCAAAAATTggcagaagtggaaggaaaaatagaTCTACAATCAAAGTTGGATATTTCAGCACCCTCTCTTAACAAGTGACAGAACAACttagacagaaaatcagcaagaactcACAACTAAACAACACCATCAACCAAGAGAATCTAATGTGTATTTATGAAATTCCTAGCCAAAAACACTAGAATGTGCATTCTTTCCAAATGCTTCCAGAAAATATACAAGATAAACTACATAAGCAGGGCCATAACACAAACTTCAAccaatttaaaagaattaaaatcatacaGTGTGAGTTCTCCAGTCATAATggaatcaaactaaaaaaaagcaataacataaaaatacaggaaaatctTCAAACACGTGaaactaaacaacacacttctaattAATCCCTGGATCAAAGACAAAGTCTCAAAAGATATAAAAACTATATCAAGCTGAATAGAAAATGAAAGGACAGGatcgcctgtgtggctcagtcgcttaagtggttaagtgtccgcctttggctcaggtcatgatcctggagtcctgggattgagcccccacatcaggcttcctgctcagtagggagcctacttctccctctccctctgcctgccactcccctgcttgtgctctctgtcaaataaataaaatcttttttttaagagaagaaaaggaaaagacaacaaAGCTAAAGCAGTGCAGAGAGGGTTATGAGTGTTATATATCTATAACACTAAATGAAtacattagaaaagaggaaaagcctCAAATCAATTATCTAGTCTCCCACCtcaaaaatctagaaaaagaacagtaaaatacacccaaaataagcaggggaaacaggagaaaggaaggaaataaataaaaataatagaagaaaccaacaaaatccaaaataaaaataaaaatagagaaaatcaatgaaataaaaagctggttctttgttgtttttttttagagggggaaagagagaaagagagagagagaatcttaagcaggctacatgcccagcacagagccacagGGCTCagtgatctcacaaccctgagtccATGAGctcaactgaaatcaagagttggaagcttaactacCTGAGCCAACTAGAAGCCCCTCAAATCCTTtatattttcaaacttttctgCATCATTTCTCCCATCAATTCAGAGGGTTCTTTAAGTGATTCCTTACATATTTCCATCTTGGtcctgaattagtgtttttctttggATACAGCTAAATTAAATAAGGTTTTAAAGAGAtgcataacaaaattaaagatttgGGAGATTACTCTTGAAGattagtctttttcatttttagtaaacttgaagaatttttatgtttttcatttttgttttaaattttattttatttaaattcaattaattaacttgtagtgtattattagtatCATAGGTAGAGTTCAGTTATTTatcagttgcctataacacccagtgctcattacatcatgtgccctccttaatgtccatcacctagtaccccatctccccaccctcctccctatctgcaaccctcagtttgtttcctgtagttaaaaGTTTTGTATGGTTCgtgtccctctctgattttgtctttatcttatctttctctcccttccttatgattgatcctctgttttatttcttaaatttcacatatgagtaaagTCATATGAAAGTTTCTTTCTCTAatttgactgatttcacttagcataatgccctctaatTCCATTTGcgtcattgtaaatggtaagatttcattttttgatggctgagtaatattccattatatatatatatatatatatatatatatatatatatatatatattctacatcTTCCATTCAtttgtcgatggacatctggtctctttccatagttccatagtttggctgttatgGACATTTGGCTGTTATGTTCCATAGTTTTGGctgttatggacattgctgctataaactttggggtgcagaTACCCCTTCAGGGTAAATACCtgatagtgcaattgctgtgtcatagggtagctctattttcaactttttgaggaacctccatactgttctccagagtgactgctccagcttgcattttcaccaacagtgtaaaaaggttcccctttcttcacatcctcgccagcatctgtcatttcctgacttgttaattttagccattctgactggtgtgatgtggtgtctcattgtggttttgatctgtatttccctgatgctgagggatgttgaacatttttttatgtgtttggtggccatttgtatgttttctttggataaatgtctgttcatgtcttctgcccatttcttgactgcattatttattttttgggtgttgagtttgataagttccttatagatgttggatactaaccctttatctgataagactttgcaaatttcttctcccattgtgtaggctgtcttttggttttgtcgactaTTTCCTTTCCtatgcaaaagttttttttatcttgaagaagttccaatagtttgcttttgtttcccttaccgttggagacatgtcttgcaagaaattgttgcagctgaggtccaagaggtcctcctgtattctcctctaggattttgatggattctcaCATTCAGAacttgaagaattttaaaaatttataatggaatgtaaagaaaacaaacatttgtaGC
Proteins encoded in this region:
- the PCDHB5 gene encoding LOW QUALITY PROTEIN: protocadherin beta-5 (The sequence of the model RefSeq protein was modified relative to this genomic sequence to represent the inferred CDS: deleted 2 bases in 1 codon), whose amino-acid sequence is MEIALAKTPQKRQVIFLAILLLLWESGSDAVRYSMPEETESGSFVANLAKDLGLRAGELATRGARIHYKGNKQVLQLDIETGNLLLYEKLDREVLCGVTDPCILYFQLLLENPVQFFQAELQLTDINDHSPEFLDKEMLLKIPESVQPGTIFPLKIAQDLDIGINTVQNYTISPNSHFHVVSRNLGDGRKYPELVLDKSLDREEQSELSLTLTALDGGTPPRSGTTAVRIEVVDINDNAPQFLQSLYEVQVPENSPLNSLVVAVSAQDLDAGTYGNVVYTLFQGDEVTQPFVIDEITGEIRLKKALDFEATRYYTVEIAGTDGGGLSGKCTVAIEVVDVNDNAPELTMSTLSSSTPENSPETIVAVFSVSDPDSGDNGRVVCSIQNDLPFLLKPTFKNFYTLVTERPLDRESQAEYNITITVTDLGTPRLKTQHNLTVVNDTNDVNDNAPTFSQTTYTLRVRENNSPALHIGSVSATDRDSGANAQVTYSLLPPHDPQLPLGSLVSINADNGQLFALRSLDFEALQAFEFRVGAADRGSPALSSQALVRVLVADANDNAPFVLYPLQNGSAPCTELVPRAAEAGYLVAKVVAVDGDSGQNAWLSYQLLKATEPGLFGVWAHNGEVRTARPLSERDAVKHRLLVLVRDHGEPPLSASVTLHVLLVDGFSQPYLPLPDAAAAEARADPLTVYLVVALASVSSLFLFSVLVFVAVRLCRRRRAASGGGCSVPEGPFPGHLVDVSGAGTLSQSYQYEVCLRGGSETSDFKFLKPIIPKFTSNGAGEEIEGNATFRNSFGFT